A region from the Nocardia terpenica genome encodes:
- a CDS encoding amino acid ABC transporter permease — protein MFDLISRYDTQLLDAFRTTVELTALSAVCALIIGTVVAAMRVSPVPVARWIGSAYVTVFRNTPLTLILVFCSLGLQNTLQINLASGPNALVQNNFRWALVGLSVYTASFVCESLRAGINTVPLGQSEAGRSLGFTFGQNLRMVVLPQAFRSVVAPLGSVLIALTKNSTIASAIGVHEAAYLMASMNETEAQVLVIGAIFAFGFVLLTLPTGLVFGWLARRFEVAR, from the coding sequence GTGTTCGACCTGATCTCCCGATACGACACCCAGCTGCTCGACGCGTTCCGGACGACCGTCGAACTGACGGCATTGTCGGCGGTGTGCGCGCTGATCATCGGCACTGTCGTTGCCGCCATGCGGGTTTCGCCGGTGCCGGTGGCGCGCTGGATCGGCTCGGCGTATGTGACCGTGTTCCGTAACACCCCGCTCACGCTGATCCTGGTGTTCTGCTCGCTGGGCCTGCAGAACACCCTGCAGATCAATCTGGCGAGCGGCCCGAACGCGCTCGTGCAGAACAACTTTCGCTGGGCGCTGGTCGGATTGAGCGTCTACACCGCCTCGTTCGTGTGCGAGTCGCTGCGCGCGGGCATCAACACGGTGCCGCTGGGCCAGTCCGAGGCGGGCCGCTCGCTGGGTTTCACCTTCGGTCAGAATCTGCGAATGGTGGTGCTGCCGCAGGCGTTTCGGTCGGTGGTGGCCCCGCTCGGCAGCGTGCTGATCGCGTTGACGAAGAACTCCACCATCGCGTCGGCGATCGGCGTCCACGAGGCGGCGTATCTGATGGCGTCGATGAACGAGACCGAGGCACAGGTGCTGGTGATCGGCGCGATCTTCGCCTTCGGTTTCGTGCTGCTCACCCTGCCGACCGGACTCGTCTTCGGTTGGCTCGCACGACGATTCGAGGTCGCGAGATGA
- a CDS encoding amino acid ABC transporter permease, whose translation MSASVLYDAPGPRARRRHHAYSVAAAIAIVAIGWFAYRGFDSKGQFTADKWKPFVDAEVWRTYLLPGLRGTVVAALLSIVFALVIGMVFGLARLSDHRVVRWVAGVVVEFARAIPVLILMIFLFAYFANGQVFPADQLALAAVVVALTVYNGSVIAEIVRSGIRALPQGQTEAAVALGLRKTQLLRIVLLPQAITAMLPAIISQMVVALKDSALGYQITYQEIVRQGQQLGAAQQNTVPSLIVIAVIMIAVNWSLSVFATRLERRLRRRKRGRTVVAADSVLTDAVPGLDLGRAK comes from the coding sequence ATGAGTGCCTCCGTCCTCTACGACGCGCCGGGCCCCCGCGCGCGGCGGCGCCACCACGCCTATTCGGTCGCGGCCGCGATCGCGATCGTCGCGATCGGCTGGTTCGCCTATCGCGGGTTCGACAGCAAGGGGCAGTTCACCGCCGACAAGTGGAAGCCGTTCGTCGACGCCGAGGTGTGGCGCACGTATCTGCTGCCGGGCCTGCGGGGAACCGTGGTGGCCGCGCTGTTGTCGATCGTGTTCGCGCTCGTGATCGGCATGGTGTTCGGCCTCGCGCGGCTGTCGGATCATCGCGTCGTGCGCTGGGTGGCGGGCGTGGTGGTGGAGTTCGCGCGGGCCATTCCGGTGCTGATCCTGATGATCTTCCTGTTCGCCTATTTCGCGAACGGCCAGGTCTTTCCGGCGGATCAGCTGGCGCTGGCGGCCGTCGTCGTCGCGCTGACGGTCTACAACGGCTCGGTCATCGCCGAGATCGTGCGCTCGGGCATCCGGGCGCTGCCGCAGGGCCAGACCGAGGCGGCGGTGGCGCTGGGCCTGCGCAAGACCCAGCTGCTGCGCATCGTCCTACTCCCCCAGGCGATTACCGCCATGCTGCCCGCGATCATCTCGCAAATGGTGGTGGCGCTGAAGGATTCGGCGCTCGGCTACCAGATCACCTATCAGGAGATCGTCCGCCAGGGCCAGCAGCTCGGTGCGGCGCAGCAGAATACGGTTCCGTCGCTGATCGTCATCGCGGTCATCATGATCGCGGTGAACTGGTCGCTGTCGGTCTTCGCGACCCGCCTGGAACGCCGTCTGCGGCGGCGCAAGCGGGGGCGGACGGTCGTCGCCGCGGATTCGGTGCTGACCGATGCGGTACCCGGCCTGGACCTCGGTCGCGCGAAATAG
- a CDS encoding DUF349 domain-containing protein gives MTDNSGTEKATHPDTGAAQQSSNSAAERPTPADVAGHPGTTAPKPGVPKPGTHKPETPKPHAMRPTPGPAQEHPHPVVVPSESDPSQWGRVDEDGTAWVKTADGERVIGSWQAGDTAEGLAHFGRRFDDLATEVALLEARLAAGTDARKTRAAATALAESLPTAAVIGDIDGLARRLQAIIEHSDEAAAQAKEEKERTRHEQTERKELLCAEAEQIAAESTQWKAAGDRLREILDEWKTIRGVDRKVDDALWRRFSKARESFNRRRGAHFAELDRERAAAKGRKEELCVRAEELSSSTDWAGTAAIFRDLLAEWKAAGRAPREADEQLWRRFKSAQDVFFAARNSAASERDAEFEQNAAAKEELLHAYEDRIPTRIDSGADLDNARAALRELQEKWDALGKVPRERMQELEGRLRAIEKRVREAVDAQWRRTDPEAMARAAQFRERVAQFEEQAAKAQAAGRTRDAEKALEQAKQWREWAEAAEGAVSQR, from the coding sequence ATGACCGACAACAGCGGAACCGAGAAGGCTACCCACCCGGACACCGGCGCGGCGCAGCAATCCAGCAACTCAGCCGCCGAGCGGCCCACGCCCGCCGATGTCGCCGGCCATCCCGGCACCACTGCGCCTAAGCCCGGGGTCCCCAAGCCGGGCACGCACAAGCCGGAAACCCCCAAACCGCATGCGATGCGACCGACCCCCGGTCCGGCGCAGGAACATCCGCATCCGGTGGTCGTACCGTCGGAGAGCGATCCCAGCCAGTGGGGCCGCGTCGACGAGGACGGCACCGCGTGGGTGAAGACCGCCGACGGTGAACGGGTGATCGGCTCCTGGCAGGCGGGCGACACGGCCGAGGGCCTGGCCCACTTCGGCCGGCGCTTCGACGATCTGGCCACCGAGGTGGCACTGCTGGAGGCGCGGCTGGCCGCCGGCACCGACGCCCGCAAGACCCGCGCGGCCGCCACCGCGCTTGCCGAATCGTTGCCGACCGCCGCGGTGATCGGCGATATCGACGGGTTGGCGCGGCGCCTGCAGGCCATCATCGAGCATTCCGACGAGGCTGCCGCGCAGGCCAAGGAGGAGAAGGAGCGCACCCGGCACGAGCAGACCGAGCGCAAGGAACTGCTGTGCGCCGAGGCCGAGCAGATCGCGGCCGAATCCACCCAGTGGAAGGCCGCGGGCGACCGGCTGCGCGAAATCCTCGACGAGTGGAAGACCATCCGCGGCGTGGACCGCAAGGTCGACGACGCGCTGTGGCGGCGCTTCTCCAAGGCCCGCGAGTCGTTCAACCGGCGGCGCGGCGCCCACTTCGCCGAGCTGGACCGGGAGCGGGCGGCGGCCAAGGGGCGCAAGGAGGAGCTCTGCGTGCGCGCCGAGGAGCTGTCCTCGTCCACCGACTGGGCCGGCACCGCCGCGATCTTCCGCGACCTGCTGGCCGAGTGGAAGGCCGCGGGCCGCGCGCCCCGCGAGGCCGACGAGCAGCTGTGGCGGCGTTTCAAGAGCGCCCAGGACGTGTTCTTCGCGGCCCGCAATTCGGCGGCCTCCGAACGCGACGCCGAGTTCGAGCAGAACGCGGCGGCCAAGGAGGAATTACTGCACGCCTACGAGGACCGGATCCCCACCCGCATCGACTCCGGCGCCGATCTCGACAACGCCCGCGCGGCGCTGCGCGAGTTGCAGGAGAAGTGGGACGCCCTCGGCAAGGTGCCCCGCGAGCGCATGCAGGAGCTGGAGGGCCGGCTGCGCGCCATCGAGAAGCGGGTCCGCGAGGCCGTCGACGCGCAGTGGCGGCGCACCGATCCGGAGGCAATGGCCCGAGCCGCGCAGTTCCGCGAACGAGTCGCCCAGTTCGAGGAACAGGCCGCCAAGGCCCAAGCGGCTGGCCGCACCCGCGACGCCGAAAAGGCCCTCGAACAGGCCAAACAGTGGCGAGAGTGGGCCGAGGCCGCCGAGGGCGCAGTCAGCCAGCGCTGA
- the miaB gene encoding tRNA (N6-isopentenyl adenosine(37)-C2)-methylthiotransferase MiaB, whose translation MQLEVRSGVEAARVRTYEVRTYGCQMNVHDSERLSGLLEDAGYAKAAPGATADLVVFNTCAVRENADNKLYGTLGHLAPIKAERPGMQIAVGGCLAQKDRDTVVRKAPWVDVVFGTHNIGSLPVLLERARHNEQAQVEILESLEAFPSTLPARRESAYAGWVSISVGCNNTCTFCIVPSLRGKEVDRRPGDVLAEVQALVEQGVLEVTLLGQNVNSYGVNFADPDEHRDRGAFAKLLRACGNIDGLERVRFTSPHPAEFTDDVIEAMAQTPNVCPQLHMPLQSGSDRVLKAMRRSYRKARYLGIIEKVREAMPHAAITTDIIVGFPGETEEDFQETLDVVRQARFTSAYTFQYSIRPGTPAATMADQVPKAVVQERYDRLIALQEQVSLEANQALIGTEVELLVAEGAGKKNAATARMSGRARDGRLVHFRPAEAGAIRPGDIVTVDITGAAPHHLIADGPIRGHRRTRAGDAHEAGIKPKTAPIGVGLGIPRIGAPAPEPAAACGTGCGA comes from the coding sequence ATGCAGCTCGAGGTACGTTCCGGCGTCGAGGCAGCGCGGGTCCGCACCTACGAGGTGCGGACCTACGGCTGCCAGATGAACGTGCACGACTCGGAGCGGCTGTCGGGACTGCTCGAGGACGCGGGCTACGCCAAGGCCGCGCCCGGCGCGACCGCCGATCTCGTCGTGTTCAACACCTGCGCGGTCCGGGAGAACGCGGACAACAAGCTGTACGGCACGCTGGGTCATCTGGCCCCGATCAAGGCGGAGCGGCCGGGCATGCAGATCGCGGTCGGCGGCTGCCTGGCGCAGAAGGACCGCGACACGGTGGTGCGCAAGGCGCCGTGGGTGGACGTGGTCTTCGGCACGCACAACATCGGGTCGCTGCCGGTGCTGCTCGAGCGCGCCCGGCACAACGAGCAGGCCCAGGTCGAGATCCTGGAGTCGCTGGAGGCGTTCCCGTCCACGCTGCCCGCGCGGCGCGAGTCCGCCTACGCGGGCTGGGTGTCGATCTCGGTGGGCTGCAACAACACCTGCACCTTCTGCATCGTGCCGTCGCTGCGCGGCAAGGAGGTCGACCGGCGGCCGGGCGATGTGCTGGCCGAGGTGCAGGCGCTGGTCGAACAGGGCGTGCTGGAGGTGACCCTGCTCGGGCAGAACGTGAACTCCTACGGCGTCAATTTCGCCGATCCCGACGAACACCGCGACCGCGGCGCGTTCGCGAAGCTGTTGCGCGCCTGCGGAAATATCGACGGCCTGGAGCGGGTGCGGTTCACCTCGCCGCATCCGGCCGAGTTCACCGACGACGTCATCGAGGCGATGGCGCAGACCCCGAACGTGTGCCCGCAGCTGCACATGCCGCTGCAGTCCGGTTCGGATCGGGTGCTCAAGGCCATGCGCCGGTCCTACCGCAAGGCGCGGTATCTGGGCATTATCGAGAAGGTGCGCGAGGCGATGCCGCACGCCGCCATCACCACCGACATCATCGTCGGCTTCCCGGGAGAGACCGAGGAGGACTTCCAGGAGACCCTGGACGTGGTGCGGCAGGCCCGGTTCACCAGCGCCTACACCTTCCAGTATTCGATCCGGCCCGGCACCCCGGCCGCCACCATGGCCGACCAGGTGCCCAAGGCCGTGGTGCAGGAGCGCTACGACCGGCTGATCGCGCTGCAGGAGCAGGTCTCGCTGGAGGCCAATCAGGCGCTGATCGGCACCGAGGTCGAGCTGCTGGTCGCCGAGGGCGCGGGGAAGAAGAACGCCGCCACCGCGCGCATGAGCGGCCGCGCCCGCGACGGACGGCTGGTGCACTTCCGCCCGGCCGAGGCCGGTGCCATCCGCCCGGGCGACATCGTGACCGTCGACATCACCGGCGCCGCACCGCATCACCTCATCGCCGACGGCCCGATCCGCGGCCATCGCCGCACCCGCGCCGGCGACGCGCACGAGGCGGGCATCAAGCCCAAGACCGCCCCCATCGGCGTCGGCCTGGGCATTCCACGCATCGGCGCGCCCGCCCCCGAACCCGCGGCCGCATGCGGAACCGGTTGTGGCGCATGA
- a CDS encoding amino acid ABC transporter ATP-binding protein, which translates to MISMRKVDKHFGNLHVLRDINLEVPRGQVVIVLGPSGSGKSTLCRTINRLEPIDSGTIAVDGVELPAEGRALARLRADVGMVFQQFNLFAHKTILENVMLAPMKVRRVDKPAAHETAMRLLERVGIADQADKYPAQLSGGQQQRVAIARALAMNPKVMLFDEPTSALDPEMVNEVLEVMVSLAKEGMTMLVVTHEMGFARRAGDRVLFMADGAIVEDATPETFFTSPTSERAKDFLGKILSH; encoded by the coding sequence ATGATCTCGATGCGCAAGGTGGACAAGCACTTCGGTAATCTGCACGTGCTCCGGGACATCAACCTGGAGGTGCCCAGGGGGCAGGTCGTGATCGTCCTGGGCCCCTCCGGCTCCGGCAAGTCGACGCTGTGCCGCACGATCAACCGCCTGGAGCCGATCGACTCGGGCACCATCGCCGTCGACGGTGTCGAACTGCCCGCCGAGGGCCGGGCGCTGGCCCGGCTGCGCGCCGACGTCGGCATGGTGTTCCAGCAGTTCAATCTGTTCGCGCACAAGACGATTCTGGAGAACGTGATGCTGGCGCCGATGAAGGTGCGCCGCGTCGACAAGCCCGCGGCCCACGAGACGGCGATGCGGCTGCTGGAGCGGGTCGGCATCGCCGACCAGGCCGACAAGTATCCGGCCCAGCTGTCGGGCGGTCAGCAGCAGCGGGTCGCGATCGCCCGCGCGCTGGCGATGAACCCCAAGGTCATGCTGTTCGACGAGCCGACCTCGGCGCTGGACCCGGAGATGGTCAACGAGGTGCTCGAGGTCATGGTCTCCCTCGCCAAGGAGGGGATGACCATGCTCGTGGTCACGCACGAGATGGGCTTCGCGCGCCGCGCCGGGGACCGGGTGCTGTTCATGGCCGACGGCGCGATCGTCGAGGACGCCACGCCCGAAACCTTCTTCACCTCACCGACTTCCGAACGCGCCAAGGATTTCTTGGGCAAGATCTTGAGTCACTGA
- a CDS encoding GrpB family protein, translated as MPTFEEITRHTDPDPDGNPWVQGPPPPTVVELVPYNPQWPQRYRDLVEAVRGALGTAVLATQHVGSTSVPGLAAKDVIDIDLTVADPRDEAAYVPALERIGYVLVIREPWWHEHRCLRLEDPAANLHVFGPDCPEIIRHRMFRDWLRDNPDDRALYERGKRAAIPGGGTMMAYNLRKQDVIREIYERMFRAAGML; from the coding sequence ATGCCCACGTTCGAGGAAATCACCAGGCACACTGATCCCGATCCGGACGGAAACCCTTGGGTGCAGGGACCTCCCCCGCCGACCGTGGTCGAGTTGGTGCCGTACAACCCGCAGTGGCCGCAACGCTATCGGGATCTGGTCGAGGCGGTGCGCGGGGCGTTGGGGACGGCGGTGCTGGCTACCCAGCACGTCGGATCGACATCGGTGCCGGGCCTCGCGGCGAAGGATGTCATCGATATCGATCTGACCGTCGCCGACCCCCGCGACGAGGCCGCGTATGTTCCCGCGCTGGAACGGATCGGTTACGTTCTCGTCATTCGCGAACCGTGGTGGCACGAGCACCGCTGCCTCAGGCTCGAAGACCCCGCCGCCAACCTGCACGTGTTCGGGCCCGACTGCCCGGAAATCATCCGGCACCGCATGTTCCGCGATTGGCTGCGCGACAATCCCGACGATCGCGCGCTGTACGAGCGGGGCAAACGGGCGGCGATCCCGGGCGGCGGCACGATGATGGCGTACAACCTCCGCAAGCAGGACGTCATCCGCGAGATCTACGAGCGCATGTTCCGCGCCGCCGGAATGCTGTAG
- a CDS encoding glutamate ABC transporter substrate-binding protein produces the protein MRITRALRLGVGALALAVVATGCGAGSSKTAAQHAADGKLTVGIKFDQPGLGLRTKDGSFSGFDVDVARYVAGKLGVKPENIAFKEAPSAQRETLIQNGQVDFIAATYSITDQRKEKVDFAGPYYVAGQDLLVRADNTDITGPESLKGKKVCSVKGSTPAQNLAKDYKDAQLQTYDTYSLCIEALKSGSMDAVSTDNVILAGYAAQSPGQLKLVNKPFTTEKYGIGLKKGDKDSRDRINDAIEAMFADGSWKAALDKNFGGTGFQAPQPPTLDRY, from the coding sequence ATGAGGATCACTCGCGCACTGCGGCTCGGTGTCGGCGCCCTCGCCCTCGCGGTCGTCGCGACCGGGTGCGGCGCCGGCAGTTCCAAGACCGCCGCCCAGCACGCCGCCGACGGCAAGCTCACCGTCGGCATCAAATTCGACCAGCCCGGCCTGGGCCTGCGCACCAAGGACGGCTCCTTCTCCGGTTTCGATGTCGACGTGGCCCGCTACGTCGCGGGCAAGCTCGGGGTGAAGCCGGAGAACATCGCCTTCAAGGAGGCCCCGTCGGCGCAGCGCGAGACGCTGATCCAGAACGGGCAGGTCGACTTCATCGCCGCCACCTACTCGATCACCGATCAGCGCAAGGAGAAGGTCGACTTCGCGGGCCCCTACTACGTCGCGGGCCAGGACCTGCTGGTGCGCGCCGACAACACCGATATCACCGGCCCGGAATCGCTGAAGGGCAAGAAGGTGTGCTCGGTGAAGGGCTCCACCCCGGCGCAGAACCTGGCCAAGGACTACAAGGACGCCCAGCTGCAGACCTACGACACGTACTCGCTGTGCATCGAGGCACTGAAGTCGGGCTCGATGGACGCGGTCAGCACCGACAACGTCATCCTCGCCGGGTACGCCGCGCAGTCGCCGGGCCAGCTGAAGCTGGTGAACAAGCCGTTCACCACCGAGAAGTACGGCATCGGACTGAAGAAGGGCGACAAGGACTCCCGCGACCGGATCAACGACGCCATCGAGGCCATGTTCGCCGACGGATCGTGGAAGGCCGCGCTGGACAAGAACTTCGGCGGCACGGGCTTCCAGGCGCCGCAGCCGCCGACGCTCGACCGGTACTGA
- a CDS encoding helix-turn-helix transcriptional regulator, whose translation MDTRELAEFLRSRRERIAPAEVGLPGGPRRRTPGLRREEVAQLAYISTEYYARLEQARAAHPSREVLAGLARALRLSDAERDHLHNLAGVPPGPPPGPSREVRQSILDLLHRLPHTAAIVVSAVFEVIAWNDLAAALLDDFSALPRRDRNQARRAFLGPRAPGLRLYGVSERDHEHFCRSAAHRLRAAAARYPDDPELAELIAELRSGSPEFARLWESHDVLSEPTLRKTIHHPVVGTIVVNCDVLQIADRDQQVVLYTAEPGSPAEEALRLLSVIGTQRMDVPG comes from the coding sequence GTGGACACTCGCGAGCTGGCCGAATTCCTGCGCAGCAGGCGGGAGCGGATCGCCCCGGCCGAGGTCGGGCTGCCGGGCGGCCCGCGCCGCCGCACCCCGGGGCTGCGGCGCGAGGAGGTCGCGCAGCTGGCCTACATCTCGACCGAGTACTACGCGCGGCTCGAACAGGCCCGCGCCGCACACCCGTCCCGCGAGGTGCTCGCCGGTCTGGCGCGGGCGCTGCGGCTGTCGGACGCCGAGCGCGACCACCTGCACAACCTCGCGGGCGTGCCGCCCGGACCACCCCCGGGACCCTCGCGCGAGGTGCGGCAGAGCATTCTCGATCTGCTGCACCGCCTCCCGCACACCGCGGCGATCGTGGTCTCCGCCGTTTTCGAGGTGATCGCCTGGAACGATCTGGCCGCCGCGCTGCTGGACGACTTCTCGGCGCTGCCGCGTCGCGACCGCAACCAGGCCCGCCGGGCGTTCCTCGGCCCGCGCGCGCCGGGCTTGCGGCTGTACGGGGTGTCGGAGCGTGACCACGAGCATTTCTGCCGCAGCGCGGCACACCGGCTCCGCGCCGCGGCGGCCCGGTATCCCGACGACCCCGAGTTGGCCGAGCTGATCGCCGAATTACGCTCCGGCAGTCCGGAATTCGCGCGCCTGTGGGAATCGCACGACGTGCTGTCCGAGCCGACGCTCCGCAAGACCATCCACCACCCGGTGGTCGGCACGATCGTGGTGAACTGCGACGTGCTCCAGATCGCCGACCGGGACCAGCAGGTCGTGCTCTACACCGCCGAGCCGGGCTCACCCGCCGAGGAGGCGCTGCGCCTGCTGTCGGTGATCGGCACGCAGCGCATGGACGTGCCGGGCTGA
- a CDS encoding Rv2732c family membrane protein, whose amino-acid sequence MNPQQTQVFEQYHGDLEQVERKIAGEIDPGYRAMFVAGAVFILLLSLVLPHAGHTRGLDILLSDPTASADHIGLPSRVFQWDVLIFGIGFSSLALLTRRWTLAWIAVAGTAVGSVFGVLSIWHRQTPGIGNYHGAGPGIGLILATLAIVFLTFHWIKVVWSRTALQLEAEERRRTAAAAQEEHDRRWLLGEDK is encoded by the coding sequence ATGAATCCGCAGCAGACGCAGGTGTTCGAGCAGTACCACGGGGATCTCGAGCAGGTCGAGCGCAAGATCGCCGGGGAGATCGATCCGGGGTATCGGGCGATGTTCGTGGCGGGCGCGGTGTTCATCCTGCTGCTGTCGCTGGTGCTGCCGCATGCGGGACACACACGCGGCCTGGACATTCTGCTCTCCGACCCCACCGCGAGCGCCGACCACATCGGCCTGCCGTCGCGGGTATTCCAATGGGACGTGCTGATCTTCGGCATCGGGTTCTCCTCGCTGGCGCTGCTGACCCGGCGCTGGACGCTGGCGTGGATCGCGGTCGCGGGCACGGCCGTCGGCAGCGTCTTCGGCGTGCTGTCCATCTGGCACCGCCAAACCCCCGGCATCGGCAACTACCACGGCGCGGGCCCCGGCATCGGCCTCATCCTGGCCACCCTCGCCATCGTCTTCCTGACCTTCCACTGGATCAAGGTCGTCTGGAGCCGCACCGCCCTCCAATTGGAGGCCGAGGAGCGCCGCCGCACCGCCGCCGCCGCCCAAGAGGAACACGACCGCCGCTGGCTCCTGGGCGAGGACAAGTAG
- a CDS encoding SDR family NAD(P)-dependent oxidoreductase has protein sequence MSTASLLTDKVAFVTGAGRGIGAAAARLFAREGARVLLAARTEDQLQAVTEEIRAEGGTADYIRCDLADPAQVRAAVDRTVDRYGRLDIAFNNGAIASPPDPLELVGENDFDNLYTVNLKGQWVAMSAEIAAIRTTSGHGAIVNNSSVGSIRGNPRLPVYGAMKRALNSLTESAAILYGPEGIRVNAIAPGGTATRMLRDWNARSPGIIDQIAAATPLRRQAAPEEIAEAAAWLLSDRASFVTGVVLRVDGGAAA, from the coding sequence ATGAGCACTGCATCCCTGCTGACCGACAAGGTCGCCTTCGTCACCGGGGCCGGGCGCGGCATCGGTGCCGCCGCGGCCCGGCTGTTCGCCCGTGAGGGCGCCCGCGTCCTGCTCGCGGCCCGCACCGAGGACCAATTGCAGGCGGTGACCGAGGAGATCCGCGCCGAGGGCGGCACCGCCGACTACATTCGCTGCGACCTGGCCGACCCGGCCCAGGTCCGCGCCGCCGTCGACCGGACCGTGGACCGCTACGGCCGTCTCGACATCGCCTTCAACAATGGTGCCATCGCCAGCCCGCCCGATCCGCTGGAGCTGGTGGGCGAGAACGACTTCGACAACCTGTATACCGTCAACCTCAAAGGGCAGTGGGTAGCGATGAGCGCCGAAATCGCCGCCATCCGAACGACTTCGGGCCACGGCGCCATCGTCAACAACTCCAGCGTCGGCAGCATCCGGGGCAATCCGCGCCTGCCCGTCTACGGCGCCATGAAGCGAGCCCTCAACAGCCTCACCGAATCCGCCGCCATCCTGTACGGACCCGAGGGCATCCGGGTCAATGCCATCGCCCCCGGCGGCACCGCCACCCGGATGCTGCGGGACTGGAATGCCCGCTCCCCCGGCATCATCGACCAGATCGCCGCCGCCACCCCGCTGCGCCGCCAGGCCGCACCCGAGGAGATCGCGGAGGCCGCGGCCTGGTTGCTCAGCGATCGTGCGTCGTTCGTGACGGGCGTGGTTCTTCGGGTGGACGGCGGCGCGGCGGCGTGA